A stretch of Phragmites australis chromosome 12, lpPhrAust1.1, whole genome shotgun sequence DNA encodes these proteins:
- the LOC133887167 gene encoding disease resistance protein RGA2-like: protein MEAAAALVFAGKSVATPAIGFIVTKAVKYLTELHAAEGMEESKNNILARIGNIQAVYDAVDRQQITKQREKLDPWLWRLRDAVEEAEDALDEIEYYNIKGGKSKLLGFVSNYVLEKFIAKFTKHGTLERLRKAVYNLDEVSADVGTSLQLVGLSSCPPLQDHAESNGHQTSSVLASTEIFGRDNEKNQIMEWLTKDLDEYPNSVNTTGGTRNYSKCVVNYENYTLASSFKLLCEYFRLLLEYFMGHTGTHFSPDHAPKNKLSIIAIIGVGGIGKTTLAQIVRKELMDSKYFDCVVWVHVSSNTFDATRITKKILEAIIKEKPNADTLEVLQYNLKEELKAKKFLIILDDVWEDNKTDEWEKLLAPLRTSVRGSRILLTTRMRSVADMVTHVTKGPKEILNLDGLHDDHNFTLFRKYAFDDVQASNYVHLLPMARELAKKFRGCPLLAKIAGGHLKSNLSDRYWNDLDTQLDHLEGRMDDIITTVLRSSYHLLPANLQLCFRYCSIFPQDYEFKKEELVRMWMASGLIEEDTRDKRPEDTGEFYLMQLARKSFFTFVPKEDPCSQDCMGYYTIHDLLHDLARTVSLGECLRFEPSGHKYDMPTVRHLWIANFSKLTIEDIKALSNSKHLRTLVIEDSRDVSKDYRAPLEKAVENLKCLRLLSLNGITKFHFASKASNKHLRYLHFSGMQEVYGFSKLYHLQVLTVSNSICADPKELKGLGRISSLRYVSYGAKALGEFPVGDLHSLQELQNLQIQSKKGYGIGSLSNLSSLRELKVSCLENVGTPEEVEEAKLSEKHHLKSLSMSWSEPNIARRSEDKSIIDKLEPPGKLKKLEVTGYGGAELPTWMKCVSLTNLVSLELRRCIYWQHLPDLGNLQLLKHLELEKLSELRRIGQSSDSLPPYITSLVVKDCENLSILPVLPSSLVQLKIDAVGLISLPTISDPHDSNVGLEATSPRLLSVIIRCCPRLESLEGSFLLQERYARSFRILNIVDCEKLKSAPLLFGKMNDLTGFHIGKSYCIKMMEKVDGGLLPNTLKELSINWCGELQRPLLDSLLGLSNLTSLKIYHCSMEALPSSGVFKSLTALRIMAVERCGSLTCLGGLGALSHLTWLQITDCEKLAKSGDAGGGMLSEFSLQVYLLWVDFPSVLDMQPLSRLRDTKSLIISACPYNNRSISRQWLELNRKSLESLEIDKPGSVQSLEDFCSLKRLDFHRANEYTALPALPTSLECFIVRVCDEKLEESWGRKGSSEWDKISHIPHVRIGRTYYKSGQRSKSF from the exons ATGGAAGCTGCTGCCGCGCTGGTCTTCGCCGGGAAGTCGGTAGCAACACCGGCTATCGGGTTCATCGTAACCAAGGCAGTCAAGTACCTCACCGAGCTGCACGCGGCTGAGGGCATGGAGGAAAGCAAGAACAATATCTTGGCGAGGATTGGGAACATCCAAGCGGTGTATGATGCTGTTGACCGTCAGCAGATCACGAAGCAGAGGGAGAAATTGGATCCATGGCTCTGGCGGCTGCGTGATGCCGTTGAAGAGGCAGAGGATGCACTCGATGAGATAGAGTACTACAACATTAAGGGGGGGAAAAGTAAGTTGCTTGGTTTCGTATCCAATTATGTCTTGGAAAAGTTTATTGCTAAGTTTACTAAACATGGAACGTTGGAGAGGTTGAGAAAGGCTGTCTACAACTTGGATGAAGTTTCTGCAGATGTAGGGACCAGTCTTCAGCTTGTAGGGCTCTCCAGTTGTCCTCCCTTGCAGGATCATGCTGAAAGCAATGGTCACCAGACTAGCTCTGTGTTGGCATCTACCGAGATCTTTGGCCGTGACAATGAGAAGAATCAGATCATGGAGTGGTTGACGAAGGATTTGGATGAATATCCCAACAGTGTTAACACTACTGGTGGCACTAGAAATTATTCTAAGTGTGTTGTCAATTATGAGAATTATACCTTAGCTTCATCCTTTAAGCTTCTGTGTGAATACTTCAGGCTTCTATTGGAATACTTCATGGGTCACACAGGCACCCATTTTTCTCCAGATCATGCTCCCAAGAACAAGCTTTCTATTATTGCAATAATTGGAGTGGGAGGCATAGGTAAAACCACCCTTGCTCAGATTGTGCGCAAAGAGCTAATGGACTCAAAGTACTTTGATTGTGTTGTGTGGGTGCATGTGTCCAGTAATACTTTTGATGCAACAAGGATAACTAAGAAGATCTTGGAGGCAATTATAAAGGAGAAGCCTAACGCTGATACTTTGGAAGTGTTGCAGTATAACCTTAAAGAGGAACTCAAAGCAAAGAAATTTTTGATCATCTTGGATGATGTTTGGGAGGACAACAAAACTGATGAGTGGGAAAAATTGTTGGCTCCTTTGAGGACAAGTGTGAGAGGAAGCAGGATCTTGTTGACAACTAGAATGAGGTCAGTAGCAGATATGGTTACCCATGTAACAAAAGGACCAAAGGAGATCCTAAATTTGGATGGACTACATGACGATCACAATTTTACGCTCTTCAGAAAGTATGCATTTGATGATGTGCAAGCTAGCAATTATGTACATCTTTTGCCAATGGCCAGAGAGTTGGCCAAAAAGTTTCGAGGGTGTCCGTTGTTGGCAAAGATTGCTGGTGGGCATCTAAAGAGCAATCTAAGTGATCGATATTGGAACGATTTGGACACACAGTTGGACCATCTGGAAGGAAGAATGGATGATATCATCACAACAGTTCTTCGATCAAGCTACCATCTCCTACCTGCAAATTTACAGCTCTGTTTTAGGTACTGCAGCATATTCCCACAAGATTATGAGTTCAAGAAAGAAGAATTAGTGAGAATGTGGATGGCTTCAGGATTGATTGAAGAAGATACAAGAGATAAAAGGCCAGAAGACACTGGTGAATTTTATCTGATGCAATTGGCAAGAAAATCATTCTTTACATTTGTGCCAAAAGAAGACCCTTGCAGCCAAGATTGTATGGGATATTATACCATACATGATTTGTTGCATGACTTGGCACGCACTGTTTCCTTGGGTGAGTGTCTGAGGTTTGAACCAAGTGGCCACAAATATGACATGCCTACAGTTCGGCATCTGTGGATTGCAAACTTCAGCAAGTTAACCATTGAAGACATCAAGGCACTTTCTAATTCAAAGCATCTGCGCACCCTTGTCATTGAAGACTCACGTGATGTCAGTAAAGATTACAGAGCGCCACTAGAGAAAGCTGTGGAGAACTTGAAGTGCTTGCGGTTGTTGAGCCTGAATGGCATAACAAAATTCCATTTTGCAAGTAAAGCTTCCAATAAACACTTGCGTTATCTACATTTTTCTGGTATGCAGGAAGTGTATGGATTTTCCAAACTTTATCACTTGCAAGTGCTCACTGTTTCAAACAGTATATGTGCTGATCCCAAAGAACTGAAAGGGCTTGGAAGGATTTCCAGCTTGCGATATGTGTCCTATGGTGCCAAAGCATTGGGTGAGTTCCCTGTTGGTGACCTGCATTCCCTTCAGGAGCTGCAAAATTTACAGATTCAGTCAAAGAAAGGCTATGGAATAGGTTCCCTAAGTAATTTGAGCAGTCTGCGCGAGCTAAAAGTTTCCTGTCTTGAGAATGTTGGAACCCCGGAAGAAGTTGAGGAAGCCAAACTAAGTGAAAAACACCATCTTAAGTCACTATCAATGAGCTGGTCTGAACCCAATATTGCCCGGAGATCAGAAGATAAGTCAATTATTGATAAACTGGAGCCACCTGGCAAGCTCAAAAAATTAGAAGTAACAGGATATGGTGGCGCTGAATTGCCAACTTGGATGAAGTGTGTCTCCCTTACAAATTTGGTATCACTTGAGCTGAGACGGTGCATTTATTGGCAGCACCTCCCAGATCTTGGAAACCTACAATTACTCAAGCACCTTGAGCTGGAAAAACTTTCTGAATTGAGACGAATTGGCCAATCTTCTGACTCCTTGCCTCCATATATTACAAGTCTAGTGGTGAAAGATTGCGAAAACTTAAGTATACTGCCAGTTTTACCTTCGAGTTTGGTGCAGTTGAAAATAGATGCTGTTGGATTGATCAGCCTTCCAACAATATCTGACCCCCATGATAGCAATGTGGGGCTTGAAGCCACTTCTCCCAGGTTACTCTCAGTTATCATTAGGTGTTGTCCAAGATTAGAATCTCTAGAAGGGAGCTTTCTACTGCAGGAACGCTATGCCAGAAGTTTTCGAATCCTGAATATTGTTGACTGTGAAAAATTAAAAAGTGCTCCTCTTTTATTTGGTAAAATGAATGATCTTACAGGATTTCATATTGGTAAATCATACTGCATAAAAATGATGGAAAAGGTTGATGGTGGGCTACTCCCTAACACACTTAAGGAACTCTCCATTAATTGGTGTGGTGAACTCCAACGTCCACTGCTGGACTCACTGCTTGGTCTGTCTAATCTTACGTCATTGAAAATATATCATTGCAGCATGGAGGCTCTTCCATCATCAGGGGTGTTCAAGAGTCTCACAGCGCTGCGAATTATGGCTGTAGAAAGATGTGGGTCGTTGACATGCTTGGGTGGGCTCGGTGCCCTTTCACACCTTACTTGGCTGCAGATCACGGATTGCGAAAAGCTTGCCAAATCAGGTGATGCTGGTGGAGGTATGTTATCAGAGTTCTCCCTACAGGTCTACTTGCTCTGGGTTGATTTCCCCTCTGTGTTAGACATGCAGCCACTGAGTAGATTGCGTGACACCAAAAGTTTGATTATTTCCGCCTGCCCTTACAATAACCGCAGTATATCTCGACAATGGCTGGAGTTAAATAGAAAGTCCCTTGAATCCCTGGAGATAGACAAACCTGGTTCCGTGCAATCACTAGAAGACTTTTGCTCTCTCAAGAGATTGGATTTCCATCGTGCCAATGAGTACACCGCGTTACCTGCTTTGCCCACTTCACTGGAGTGTTTCATTGTCAGAGtctgtgatgaaaaattggagGAGAGCTGGGGAAGGAAAGGGAGCTCTGAATGGGATAAGATTTCCCACATTCCTCATGTGAGAATAG GAAGAACATACTACAAATCCGGTCAGAGGAGCAAGTCATTTTGA